The sequence below is a genomic window from Petroclostridium xylanilyticum.
GAGGGCCTGAAGGAAGCCCTGGAAGCAAAGGGTATGAAATATAAGGTAAATGAAGGAGACGGTGCTTTCTACGGTCCTAAGATTGATTTCCATCTTGAAGATTCTATAGGACGTACATGGCAGTGCGGGACCATACAATTAGACTTCCAGATGCCTGAAAGATTTGACCTCACTTATGTAGGGGCTGATGGAGAAAAGCACAGGCCTGTTATGATTCACAGGGTTGTGTTTGGCAGCATAGAAAGGTTCATTGCCATCCTGACTGAACATTATGCAGGAGCGTTTCCAACCTGGCTGGCACCAGTTCAGGTAAAAATACTTCCCATTGCTGATAAGCATCATGACTATGTATTGGAGCTTCAAAAGCAATTTGAAACAAACGGCATTCGTGTGGAAGTCGATTTGAGAAATGAGAAGATAGGCTATAAGATTAGAGAGGCCCAGCTTGAAAAAGTACCTTATATGCTTGTAATTGGCGATAAAGAGGTAGAATCAAAATCTGTGGCAGTAAGGTCGAGAAAAGAAGGAGACCAGGGTACTATGCCTGTTGACAGCTTCATTAATAAAATATTGGAAGAAGTAGAGAATAAAGTTAATAATTAGCGTGAAAATAAAGAGTGAGATTAAGATTAAAGTTATCTCTAATTTCTTAATCTCACTCTTTATTATTTTTCTATTCTTAACGGACTGTAGTTTTTTGCATCAAAAAATTACGGTCCGTTTTAAAGCATGGTGTTATTAGTTACTTTTGTATTATCAATGAGTTTATTTGCAGGCTGTGGTTCAAAGAATGCAGAAAAAACAGAACCGGCTCAAGCTGAGCAGCCAGCAAAGAAGGAAGAAACAGCCAAAAAAGAAGAGCCTGCAAAAAAAGAAGATAAACCTATTGTTATAGGCATTTCATTATTAACTCTTGAACATCAATTCTTCCAGGATATGAAAGCGAGTATGGAAAAGATAGCAGCAGAAAGCCGTTAGCTTTTCCGTATTCCAGAATATATCCTTTAAATCGGCAAGATAACACCCGGCCCCAAAATCAGGCATACAAGCGAAGTGACCGGATGTAGTTTGTCCGATAAGTACCAAGATGGATGAGCGGCTTTCAATTCTTAGTTCTATGTGGCTGCCATAGCTTTTGATAGCAGTAATCCTTCCGGCCCATTTTTCCATACGTTTCCCGTACTTCTTTACGCACTCAAACGTCATATTTCACCGTTCCTTTCTGCTACAGTTTTAAATCAGCAATGACTCGTTCAAGTACATTCATAGGGTCATAAAAACGATATATGATAAAAGTTACCTTTACTCTGTCAAAAAGCAGCAGACTGCGGGTATAAGTACCGCACCTGTAATATTTCTTTCCGTATAATTCATGCCACTCGGGTATTTCTTGTGGCCCATGAATAAAAATATTGTTTAATCCATTGAATATTGTCAATATTTGTATTATGATTTGCATAAGATTTTGTTGTTGCTATTTTATAACTCTGTTATGAGTAGCTTTCTTTTTTTCTTTTTGTTTTATCACACAAAAAGGAGGCTAACAACAGTTAAAGAATTTTTATAAAAGTTTACAAAACACTGTAAAATTATTATAATATGCTGTATAATAATTTTGAGGTGTTTATATGAAATATTATTCAATTGGAGAATTTGCAGAATTAATAGGAGTGACCCAACAAACTCTTAGAAACTGGGATAAAACAGGAAAACTAAAGCCAAGTCATATCGGGAAAAGCGGTTATAGGTATTATTCACAACAACAGCTTCAAAATTATCTGGGTTTTAAAGGCGGAAACATAACTAAAAGAAAAGTTGTAGGATATTGCAGGGTATCAAGTAATAAGCAAAAAGATGACCTTGAAAGGCAGATTGAAAATGTAAAGTCTTATATGATAGCGAAAGGGTATTCTTTTGAAGTTATTACGGATATAGGAAGTGGAATTAACTACAACAAAAAAGGACTAAATCAATTAATTGATATGATTGTTGCTTCTGAGGTAGAAAAGATTGTTGTTTTGTATAAAGATAGGTTATTAAGATTTGGATACGAATTGATAGAAAACCTGTGCAGTAAATACGGTACAACTATTGAAATAATTGATAATACAGAAAAGACAGAAGAACAGGAATTAGTTGAAGATTTAGTTCGGATTGTAACTGTATTTAGTTGCAAGTTACAAGGCAGGAGAGCCAATAAAGCCAAAAAAATGATAAAGGAGCTGTTGGAAGATGATAATAGCCCTGAAAGTCAGGCTTGAACCCAACAACAAGCAAAAAACAAAATTGTTTCAGAGTGCAGGAGTTGCAAGATGGGCATATAACTGGACGCTTGCCAAACAAGAAGAAAATTATAAAAGCGGTGGCAAATTCATTAAAGACGGAGACTTGAGAAAAGAATTAACGTTTTTAAAGAAGACTGAAAAATACAAGTGGCTTAATGATTACAGCAACAACATAACCAAACAAGCCATAAAGGATGCCTGTGATGCTTACTATAAGTTTTTTAAAAAGCTTGCCGATAAACCAAAATTTAAAAGCAGGAAGAAAAGCCAGCCAAAATTTTATCAAGATACCGAAAAAATAAAATTCAAAAACGGCAAGGTTAGATTAGAAAAAATTGGTTGGGTAAGACTTTCAGAAAAAGACAGGATACCGGAAAATGCAAAATATACAAACCCAAGGGTAAAGTTTGACGGAATACACTGGTATGTGTCTGTAGGCATTGAGGCAGAGCAAGAGGCTGTTGAGCTTACAGGCGAAAGTATAGGTATTGATTTAGGGATAAAGAATTTGGCTGTATGCTCAAACGGAATGACATTTAAAAACATCAACAAAACCAAAAGAGTTAAAAAATTAGAAAAGAAATTGCGCAGGTTGCAGCACAAGGTATCAAACAAATACCAAAAAAACAAGGAAGGAGGAAGTTGCGTCAAAACAGGCAACATTATAAAACTTGAAAAAAACATTAAAAAGTTGTACAAACGTCTTGATAACATCAGAACTGACAACAGGCATAAAGCAACTGCCGAGATAGTGAAAACCAAGCCATCAAGGATAGTTATGGAAAACCTGAATGTCAGTGGTATGATGAAAAACAAACACCTGTCAAAATCAATATCAGAGCAGGGCTTGTTTGAATTCAAAACAATGCTTCAGTATAAATGCAGGAAGTATGGAATTGAATTTATAGAAGCCGATAAATGGTATCCTTCATCAAAAACCTGTTCAGCATGTGGGCATGTGAAAACCAAACTGTCACTGTTT
It includes:
- a CDS encoding IS607 family transposase, giving the protein MKYYSIGEFAELIGVTQQTLRNWDKTGKLKPSHIGKSGYRYYSQQQLQNYLGFKGGNITKRKVVGYCRVSSNKQKDDLERQIENVKSYMIAKGYSFEVITDIGSGINYNKKGLNQLIDMIVASEVEKIVVLYKDRLLRFGYELIENLCSKYGTTIEIIDNTEKTEEQELVEDLVRIVTVFSCKLQGRRANKAKKMIKELLEDDNSPESQA
- a CDS encoding RNA-guided endonuclease InsQ/TnpB family protein codes for the protein MIIALKVRLEPNNKQKTKLFQSAGVARWAYNWTLAKQEENYKSGGKFIKDGDLRKELTFLKKTEKYKWLNDYSNNITKQAIKDACDAYYKFFKKLADKPKFKSRKKSQPKFYQDTEKIKFKNGKVRLEKIGWVRLSEKDRIPENAKYTNPRVKFDGIHWYVSVGIEAEQEAVELTGESIGIDLGIKNLAVCSNGMTFKNINKTKRVKKLEKKLRRLQHKVSNKYQKNKEGGSCVKTGNIIKLEKNIKKLYKRLDNIRTDNRHKATAEIVKTKPSRIVMENLNVSGMMKNKHLSKSISEQGLFEFKTMLQYKCRKYGIEFIEADKWYPSSKTCSACGHVKTKLSLFEREFICECCGAAIDRDKNASINLSRYKAS